From the genome of Planctomycetota bacterium:
ACTTGGGATCGATGATCTCGCCTTCGAGCGAAACGACTTGTTCGGGCGCGGTCACGAGCGGCATGTTAGGCGGGTTCGTCGATTCAATCATGACCAGCGCGGCCGGGTCGTCGGCGACTTCGATCATGCGGTATGCGTCGCGATGCAGCACAGTGCCGTGAATGCGCACACGCCGTCCGACCAGAACGCCGTCGTAATCGGGGATTCGGTGCTTGCCTTCGCCGACAAGAAGCGTCGGCATCGCCGAATCGGCGGTCAGAAGCATCGGGTAGGGAAGGTCGATGTATGTCCCTTCGATCGTGATCGGTTCGTCAATGGCCCAGACCGCGTCGCCGGGGTCACGCTCAGCGGCGGCGAGAAGCGCGGCGATGAGGACGCCGGCGATGCCGATGCCTGCGACGTTGCGCTTGGTGAATTTCGCTTGGGCGGGGGGCGTCGGCAGATAGCCGACGAAGAATGGGTCGGCGTCGTTCTTCGGCGAATTTTGCGGCGCATCGACAGAGACGGGCTCGACCGGCGTGCCGGGGGCGAGCGGACGTGGATCGATGAGCACCCGCCCGGTCTCGATGCGCAGACGATACGTCGGCACCTTCTCAGTAAACGGCGGCGGCGACTGGCCATTGTGCGGTTGATATTGATAGCCATGCCATGGGCAAGTGACGCAGCCATCGATGATGCGCCCTTCGCCGAGCGGGCCGCCCTGGTGGACGCAGACATTGCTCATCGCCGAGAACCGCCCCTGATGTCGGAACACCGCAATGCGTCCTCGCCCCGGGATGCACACCGCTTTGCCGCGCCCTTCGCGCACGTCGTCAACCGCGCAGGCATCGACCCACTCGGTCGTATCCATCGCGACCGATCCCGAGCGGTCGCGCTTCACTTCGCGCCGTCCCGCGGTCACATGAAGTCCCGCCACGAGCACGACGCTGACGATCAGCATTGCGGGGTAGGCCACGCTCCGCTCGCTCTGCATCGCCCCCACCGCGATGTGCATCACCAATAGCGCCCACGCGATGTAAACGAGCATGTGCAGCGATTTCCACCAGCGGGGCGAGAGATTCTTGAGCCAGAAGTCATGGCTGGTAGCCGCCATGGCAAAGAGAATGAAAAACGCGAAAACACCGAGAATTTCAAACGGAAATGCCGAGGCGGAAGTGTAGGCACGGTTGCCGGTGATTAAGGATTTGATCGGATCGACAATGCCGAATCCGTGATACCACACGAGCACGAGCAATACATGCAGCGTCGCAACCGCGCACGTCGCCACGCCCAAATGCCTTCGGTTATAGAGTAGCGGCAGGAATCGACGATCGAGCCGGCAAAGCGGGCCGATGCAGAGAATCAATGTCAGCAGACCGAACGCGCAAGTCCCCAGCGCTCGCAGCAGCAGGATCGGATCGCTGACGGCGTGATCGCCGCCGAGCGCGACTTTGCCGGCGATGATGAAGACGATCAGATAAACGCCGATTCCGCCGGCGACGACCAGGTCGTAGCGCTGCTTGTAGGGCGACCATTGGACGGGGCGGTAGCTGGTGCTCATGGCGCGGCACTCCGTGCGGCGACCATCGCGGCGATCAGGCCAATCGCTAGAAGCGGCGTCAACATCAGCCATAGACGCACATGCCATCGGCGCTGCTCAATAGTCATGGATGAACCTCCCTTGATCCGCATTGCAACCATTTGACCGCCAGCACGGGCCAGAGCAGCGCCGCGCCCGGCACGAGCATCAGGCGGAAGGCGAAGCCTGAGCCGGCGGCAGCGTGATCGACGCGCGTCAGGCCGAGGGTAACGAACGCCATCGCGAAGAGCAGGCCGGCGATGAAGTACGCAGCAATCGGCGCCATGATGAAGGTGTAGAGCATGGGCAAATCCTTAAGCGCCGCCGTAGACCGGAACGAGTGCGCCGCTGGTAAGCACGTTCGCCGGGCTCGCCAGGTGCAGCATCACATCGGCGACCTGGGCGGCGGTGGGCCAGACGGCGTGGTCGGCGTCGGGCATGGCGGCGCGATTGGCGGGGCTGTCAATGAGCGAGGGCACGATGGCGTTGACGAGAATGCGGTCGGGGCGGAGCTCGACGGCGAGGGTCTGTGTCAGTGCGGCGACGGCGGCTTTGCTCATGGCATATGCCGTCAACCCAGCGACGGGGGCGAGCACGGGGCGGGCGCTGACGTTGACGATGCGCCCGCCGGCCCCGGTGAGACGGATCCGTTTAGCTGCCGCGCGGCTGCAGAGCAGGGCGCTAACGGCATTGATTTCGAACATGCGACGCGCTTCTTCAGCAGTCGTCGATTCAATCGGCCCCACGGCGAATCCGCCGACCGCCTGCAATGACGCCCAGACATTGTCGATCCCGGCGTAAACAGCCGACACGGCTGCATCGTCGCGCAGGTCCGCCCGATGCATGGTGACATGATTCGCCCAAGATGACGGCGCCTCGCCATGTCTTGGCGAGACAATCGCATGCACGACCGTCTTGGCGTCGAGGAGACGCTCCACGAGCGCCGACCCCAGCGCCCCCGCCGCGCCCGCCACAACTGCTGTTCGTCCCTGCATATCCGCGCTCATGGTGATGACTCCAAAACTGGCTCAGACCGTTGGATGCACGCGATCGCAAATCGGTGACAAGAAATTGGCGTGTCACCGTTTGGCATTGGGCGGCATCTGACGAGCGATTCGATTCACCGATTCAGCGAGATCCACCCCATGAAAACCCCCCGTCGCCACTCAGCCGCACCGACGCTCGAGCACGACCGACTTGCCCAAGCCGACCGCGGCGTCGCGCCGTGGCGACTGTGGGGCCCGTATCTGAGCGAGCGCCAGTGGGGCACGGTCCGCGAGGACTACAGTTCCGACGGGTCCGCGTGGGATCACTTTTCGCACGATGCCGCCCGGAGCCGGGCCTACCGATGGGGCGAAGACGGCATCGCAGGCGTCAGCGACGATCAACAGTGTTTGTGTTTCGCGCTGGCGATGTGGAACGGGCATGACTCGATCCTCAAGGAGCGACTCT
Proteins encoded in this window:
- a CDS encoding Rieske 2Fe-2S domain-containing protein, with product MSTSYRPVQWSPYKQRYDLVVAGGIGVYLIVFIIAGKVALGGDHAVSDPILLLRALGTCAFGLLTLILCIGPLCRLDRRFLPLLYNRRHLGVATCAVATLHVLLVLVWYHGFGIVDPIKSLITGNRAYTSASAFPFEILGVFAFFILFAMAATSHDFWLKNLSPRWWKSLHMLVYIAWALLVMHIAVGAMQSERSVAYPAMLIVSVVLVAGLHVTAGRREVKRDRSGSVAMDTTEWVDACAVDDVREGRGKAVCIPGRGRIAVFRHQGRFSAMSNVCVHQGGPLGEGRIIDGCVTCPWHGYQYQPHNGQSPPPFTEKVPTYRLRIETGRVLIDPRPLAPGTPVEPVSVDAPQNSPKNDADPFFVGYLPTPPAQAKFTKRNVAGIGIAGVLIAALLAAAERDPGDAVWAIDEPITIEGTYIDLPYPMLLTADSAMPTLLVGEGKHRIPDYDGVLVGRRVRIHGTVLHRDAYRMIEVADDPAALVMIESTNPPNMPLVTAPEQVVSLEGEIIDPKCFLGAMKPGEGKTHKGCAILCLRGGIPPMFAVWAGGRTGPPDCFLLVDRSGGPIDGEALTAFLDFVGDPISVHGAVGSLGPLRTLTLDRNTLTR
- a CDS encoding SDR family NAD(P)-dependent oxidoreductase, producing MSADMQGRTAVVAGAAGALGSALVERLLDAKTVVHAIVSPRHGEAPSSWANHVTMHRADLRDDAAVSAVYAGIDNVWASLQAVGGFAVGPIESTTAEEARRMFEINAVSALLCSRAAAKRIRLTGAGGRIVNVSARPVLAPVAGLTAYAMSKAAVAALTQTLAVELRPDRILVNAIVPSLIDSPANRAAMPDADHAVWPTAAQVADVMLHLASPANVLTSGALVPVYGGA